In the Phyllopteryx taeniolatus isolate TA_2022b chromosome 1, UOR_Ptae_1.2, whole genome shotgun sequence genome, TAAGAAGACTATCACCCTTGTGAGAAGACAACTTGTGAACCTCATActgacatattttttaaatctttgcatACATTTTGAGAACGTGGATATCTCTGCACTGCAGGCCTGAAATAGCGATCCTTATTGAGTTAGGTTTTGGTGGGAGCACATTTGATTACACAAGAACACAGGAAAAGATAGAAACTCTCAAGTGACCATGGTGGGATTAGGGAATTGCACGCACAAAATGGTATGGATGTGTGTAGGCATCTAGCACAGtcaattatttgtgtgtgtgagactatGTGCATGTATCCATCTGCATACTGGCACTCCGGCGTCTGGTGTATGTACAAGCGAGTGCTGACACCAGATAAGACTGTTTATAATTATGGTAGTGCTAATCATGAGAGAGGATAGTCGAGACAGACACAGACAAGGGAAACAGCCAAGTGCTGAGAGACACGGGACTAACTGCCTCTAATGTACATGCAACCAGCCAAACATGTCTGAGAAAACACAACACATACAGAACACagtgtatttgcttccattctTTCCATAAACTCATTATAAGAACTTTGAAAGTCAAACACATGACACTCGATGAATACGGCTTTCTTTGGCTTTAGAACAAATTGTTCCCACAATGCATTTAGAAATAATCTGTTTACCACTGTATCATACTCTACAAACAATATTTAAGTCATTGATTGATAATTATAAATGGTCATACAAGAATAAAAAGGAGCTATCCGCTGATaattgtaaaatgtcaaaacaataaCTTTGACTGCAGCGTACTGACAAAAGTGTAGAGCGAGGACTGTGGACTCTGAATGAGGATTACTGCTCATTTAACCATATTGTACCGAGCAACCAGGACCGAGACCTACCATAATCCGAGATCAAGAGTCTTTGCCAAATAGTGGCTCGTGAACTACCAGTGGCTCGCCAAATATTTTTAGTAGCTTACCGAAGAGTGAAATAATATGCACATTAAAGTCTCTGCATGTTTTAACAACCATTCAATTCAGACGACACTTAAAGTCCCTGTGaaggtcaaataaatgtaaatgtaaatttgacataccACAGAGAAGAATATTGTCGTTAACCGTGCTAAACTTCAATGATTTAAAATTGACGACTACTACTCCAATTACTACCACTAAGAATGATAAATTGGTTGTATAGAGAGCTTTTCTATACATGTAAAGACAATTTACAactaatatatatgtatacatgtgtgtgcgtgtgtttgtatatatacatatatataaattgcTCTTGCATCCTTCGACTTTCCTAAAAGTTTGGGACTTTTCGTTGGGACACCCATGCTGTAGATAGCAACCAAATCTGTGGTTAAGCTCAGAAATGTTTGACTGCCGTACCATTCGACTCTATGCCATTAGTGTGGTTACCATTGACGATTGTTCTGCGTGAAATTTCCCAGAAGACCAAGGCCAGGGCCCagatgtctgtttgtttgtaggATTCGAAGACATCCATTCGTATGCTTTCATCCAGCACCTCAGGCGCCATATAGCGTTTGGTCCCCACACGAGGGTTGTGGCCCATATCCAGATAGTCACTGGACTGAGAGTGAATCACAGCCAGACCTAACGAAGAAGTAAAGCAGTGTGGCACCCTGTACAAGTCTTGCTGATACATTGTGAGGAGCTGTAGTTGCTTGTGCTGAATTCTCACCAAGGTCAGCGATGCAGCACTGCCCGTTCCTCTTCACCAGGATATTTCTGCTTTTCAGATCCCGGTGGCCGATGGCAGGTTTGCCCTGGGAGCTCACGATCTCGGTGTGGAGGTGGACCAGGCCACAGGCCACAGACAGACACATCTTCAGGCAGCTCTCAGGCTCTAAGCTGCTGTACTGCAGGAAGTCGTAGAGTGAACCCAGCTCGTGAAAATGGGTGACGAGCCACAGCTGCGTGCTGGAATTCTTGGATGTCATATCAGAGGCTATGAAACCTGAAGTGGGAATAGAAGACAGCTGTTTATAGAATTGGCCTTTTCCCTGATGCTCCACATCTGCTGGTATGAAATGTAGCGCAGTACCCAGAATGTTGTCGTGCCTAAGCTGCACAGTATTGTAGATCTCGGTCTCTCTGAACCAAGACTGCTCGTCTCTAGAGGAAAAGATCTTGACTGCTACACTCTCCCCCATCCAAGTTCCCCTCCACACCTCCCCATACCTGCCTTTACCTGGGATGTCAacaatgaaatgtatttgtgaaGTACAAAAATAGCAAAAAGCAACAGAAGAGGTGATGATAATTAAGACTAACCAACACATTCGACAAGAGAAATCTGCCTGGCCATAGTCCTTTGGACCAGATAGGGAAGCCCGGTCCCACTCCCTGATGTACAGAACTCATCAAATATACGCtggaaaacaacacaaagatTGTCTATACTCAAATTATGTAATATGCTGTAACTCTCCCACATTCAACATCAAATCCCTTACACCATAAGTGGGGTCTTCTCCGTTCGGGACCTTGGACATGGTGACATCTTGGTCATCGGCATTTTTAAGGCGGACGTGCACACGCCGGAAGCGCAGGAAGATCAGCAGGCCGCACAAACTGACAGCCATGAATAAGAGCAGCAGAGCCACGGTAATCCACAACTCTGGTTTGGTTTGCTGCGGCGCTTTTGTGGTCGTCTCGCCATCTGCATGCACAAATGCCATATTTAAGTTTCATAACATGGATGATGTTATCAGTCTAGGCTCCATTTTGACTGTCAGTAAACTGCAGCTGGTGATGTCATtattaaagtacagtacatcaagaacggtagtagtagtagcattTAAAATTTTCCCGATCATTTTCCCATTCAAAATACAATTGTCAAGGGGGGCGGAGGCGTTGGGTGCTGACagatatttttctcaattgtaATACATTGTTCAAAGTGGCTCGAGGGAGTGGCTGTGTTACCCACAACTCCGGAAATTCAGCCGCATTTGGCAGGTTGGTGGGTGTACCGACTATAACCCttacaggtgaacttcatttgatCTTCTCTAAACTTTAGAATGCAACGTCCAACGGCTCAATGCTACATTACTTTTGCCAACTTTCTGTTCTGCAACAAGGAGATGAAGGTCAAAATctcaacaggtgtttgatccatgaattgactggttcaattagaatgtgtttttaaagaGTCCtcccattttgacattttgagcCGAAGACAACCGCTAACAATCGATCAACAGTACGAGGCTTCAAAAAGAAAGTGCTTAAGAGTGTCACAGAATGGCATCAGCAGGTGACAACAGAGATACTGGacgagtcacagaaaggcatacaagtggacgtccttggaaatttcaattcagctccttgttagagaacagcaagttatGCAAAGATGACTAAAACACTGACCAATTTACAGGTCAAATTATGGGCAAGCTGGAATGTGTTCAACTATGTAGGTATCAAGAATATAGATTGTGAAAAGAAATAATCAATTTTGTCAGACATATTTGTTCACGTATCAGTTCACCTGTAAAAGTTAGAGTGCATTTGAGGTTTATCACGAAGTTTCACTCAATGAATACCGCTAACATGTATTTGTTCAAAGTGGAGTGGCTCTATGAACACAAAAGCACACTGACTTCAAGGTTTCAAAGTGGGAAGTTCATATACACTACTGTACTGTCAGGTTTTGGGTACTGACTGATGTTTGGAGGCGGCGTTGCAATGGCATTGCATTGGTTCTCTTTGCAGCAGTAGACGTGGAAGAGTTCAAAGGACGTGAAGCACTGCTCTCTGTAGTTGTGGTTAAAGAAGCATCCCTTCTCCTCGTGGCCGTACACCCACGTGTAGAAGCAGATGTCCCCCCTGCATGTGTCGTTCACGCACGTGCCTTTGTCATTCTCGCACGTACACAGCAGCTTCCCGTCATCCTTTGAATCTGCAAGTGATCAAGAGGTACTGTAAAGGGATGTGTTGTTTGTCCTTTCACATTTATTACCAATTTCCGGAGAAGTATGATTTGGCAGATTTTTAtccagacatacagtatggtcGGATTACTAATAAAACATTCTATCCAACAAAACTTTGTGGGaactgacttttatttttttgcccaccAGGAGGCAGAGGAGCGGTTCAAGATGATCACAATGGAGCGCTAGTTTTCATCTTTTGTGAGATTATAAGGTTCGCACTTGCCTTGTACATTATGTCTCTATGTGTCAGTCTTTTGACTGACAGGTGATCAATTCATGGCATTTCACCCCAAATTAGCTGGCATATACTGCACATGtaatagaaaatggacagacagatggatgaatggaacatCTGCATCTAGCCATCTGCAAAAATGATTAGCCGGAGAACTTTAATGAATAGTTGGCGTCATCTAAAGTGTAATAGTATATATATCTTGGATATTTGCACATCATTTCTTGGAATAATTtaatgaatccatccatcatttttgtctgccgcttgtcctcaggggtacaccctaaaccaACTCCCAGCCAGTTGCAGAAGtgatttaattattaattataatgtgatttttattttgattttttaaaagccTAAAGGGAAGTGTCATTCACTCAGCTGTATACTTCATGTGGCATGCAAATACAGTGCAATACACCAAAAAAGGACCAGACCTCACGCTGTTTTGGAGCTTATTTTCATAACCAAAGATTTTAATCTTTATGATACAGTgtagtatatgtatattttttaagactatttgAAATTTTACCCAAACTTGTATCTTGGTAACCTAATTGTTTGAAATGTAACCAAATCAACACATATTTAAATGGCAGGCTTCATCTCattactgtagttttttttgctgcttaaACTAACTGGACACGATATTAGGTAGGGCACCGCTATGCACAGCTTTATCATTCACTTACCTGTATAGCACGCAGACATTAACAGCAACAGTCCAACTAGTACCACTGTGAAGCCAAGAGAGCCTTCCATCACTGTGAACCAGAcacagaataattaaaaacagctcatacagtaaatgacaCAATTAAAAAACCCAATTGtgattttgttgacattttagcaGCTCTGTGAATGAAATCTAAAGTGGTGAACAAAGCCACGGGGGAAGCTATGAGGTCCAAAACAACGGTCAGTGGGCCCAGCCTGTCTGCCTGTGTTCTAATTACTCTagatgggaaaaaaaggacTTGGGGGGAAGGCGACTGTAACAGCACTCCAGAGTGTTTGTATAAGTGGGTTGAGACTGCGTGTGGCGCTGTGCTACCCAGGCTCCAGGCCTGTCGACTCCTCAAATGCCCCGCTTGCAGTGTAAATATTGATGGCGATGCTTCCTGCCATTGAGTGGCCCCACCCGGCTGGCCGGCGAGACAACGGCTGCTCATTGTTTAGGGCCGCATTGCCGGGGGTCACGCAAGTAGCACAGCCTTCATCCAATGCGGAAGCGTGCTGCAGTTGGATGATCCTTTCACATGCTTCAACTATTGATATCAAATTGCCTGATtagaaaaaacaagtaaaacaacatcatttaAAGAATAATTACTTGTAATGGTTTGTTGTCTTTGGCTCCGGGGCTCCCCTACAGTTGAGTTAATGTAATAGTCcccatttgtattttatttttgaaaatgaactacaagcagacaatgtacatgaaaacagaaaaaaatatgtgagcttgctgaaagtgtggacatttttggctcatGTTAGCGTTTAATGAGCACAAAGAAGGCATTTCTGTAGGGTGCCTGGTGGCATTGTGAGACACAGACAGACTTTAATATGGACTACTGGCTGTCACCGCGGACACCTGCCATCATGGCGCCGTGTCCGTAGTATTTTATCAGCATTATTTTCCAGCATATTCAGCAAggtttggctatttagacctccgtggagtgactctctaacatggactttcatttacaaaaacacattggttttgtcatacgagtgtccagaaaagacagctacttctgtttcacccagttttgtatccactttgccCATATTTAGCTCAGATCaccccgccccctttcctctgactggtcgcctctgtgtagaagacccacttgtgagagcgcaCGTGTTTGTTAAGTTTACAGCGCTGTCTCAGGAGTGGAGAGATTGGCGGAGATCTTCgttagtgacatagataagatAGAAAAATTAgaatgaaaaacagaaaacgCCTGGAACTCAGGATTGTGTGGAcgattaattcatatttcatgtttactgaggcaccaaaAAGACAATAttgcatcccaaatactagaaaaagttggtttggcaaaatataccCCCGttaaattagcaattgaacataatttgggGGTGCTAGAGCTGTTGTGTTCATGTCAGAGTGCAAAGCAATGGGATATGATTGCTTGGGTTCATGAGGCTTCCAGGGATGTGTGTCACTCACCATTGTGTTTGTATCATTTCAAATCATGACACCCGAATAAAGTAGCAATTTTTAGCATATTAGCCACTAAATATAATTTCGGGCTGCTAGCTGTTGTTCATATGAGAGTGCATCAATATATAATAGCAACATAAGGTAGAAGATCAACTGGAACAAAGCGCTGTTTTGAAACTCAAGccagctgtaattttttttattttactttcctGAAAAGTTTTAATTTTGGAGGTGAGGGGATTTGCGACCTAAAtctacaatatataaaatacgaGTTAATACTGCCAcgttatagtatagtacattccttcGTCCGCATCGGTTATGCAGTTTCTCCAgtcgttttttttcatttttttccggaaaagttgtcatttttctacccgacagcgacaatatataaaatatgcgtcaaatcaaatgtgaaatCCCTGCTGGACACCATTTCCACCTGACATGAAAATCTGATAAATACCTAACAAACTATCTTTAGACTTGACACCCAACCTGCCACCACCCCCCACTCCCTCCAAATCCGGTTAAGAGCCTCCTGGACTCCAATCTTTAAACCACACACCATATTGGCCCAAACATTAGCGAGCACTTCCTGCATTATGCAGTCTGCAAGTCAGTGCTGGTAAATCTGTAAATCTAGCATAAACACAACTCCACAAACTCAAATTATCAGTGGAGGGGCACAGCTGGGTTTCATTTATCTCGCTATCACATTATCGTTCACGGGTCCCGACATAGGAGGGGACCCTAATCGTGTCTTCCATCGTAGGCCGGTCTGACATCCGACTCCAGCGAGCTTCCTCCCTGAGCCCTCTCCTGTTTGTCTCCGTTCTGTCCAACGCTACACCCCTGTGACCCAAGGGGAAAAGATCCATTGTCATCTCTTCCTCCCATCGACAGCTTAGACTCGAGGAGGCAGATCTCTCATTCCATCTGGATGACTGTGTGTTTCGAGTGGTGGATGGTGGGGGCATGCAACAGCAAAGCAGCCTCTCTGAGCCCCCGAACTGGCCTCACTGCACAAAATCAAAACCTGAAACCGTCTTAATGTAAAGCAATCCTCCAAGTTAATAATAGACAACATTCTATTAGACCATTCCACTCAGATGTGTACAACGCTTGTGTGTTATGTGTTGATGTCGTACAACCCAAAAGTCACAAATCCAGTTTTTGGGACTTTCTGAAAATTAGAGACTGGAATGACTCAGTGTGTCTTCATCTGGCAGACAAAACAAAGCTTGGCAGGCGTCATGGCTCACGTAGTGCCTGCTTGCTCTCACATGCATGAGTGCTATGGAATTAAGCAGTATTGTAATATATGGTTATACGGTCTATatgtcaaatgtgtgtgtgggagcATGATGAATGAGTGGCTAGCATATCCAGGGTTTGAATCCAGGCtccgaccttcctgtgtggagtttgcatgttcccccagTGCTTGCCTGGGGTTTCTGTTGGTTGTCTAGCTTCCTCCtaaattcccaaaacatgcatgttagcttcactgAAGACTCAGAATTGTTTCTAGTGCGTGAGTATGAGTGAGCATTTATCTGCTGCATATGTGCCTTGtaattggctgccgaccattCCAGGATGTACttcacctctcacccaaagtcagctgggacacaCCCTAGTAAGAATAATTGGTACAGAAGATGACTAGATGGATAtagtatatttattgtaatatttcagCTACCCAATCTTAGCTCCATGGGAGAGGTAAAACATCTCCCATGATGCAGTGTACTTCTACACCTCTGCAAACTACCACTGCAACaagaaataataaatgttaaatgcgtCAGTCAAAACTGAGTATTGTAAAGGCAGAGTTTTGAAATCACTCTCACGAGTCTGCAAGTGTAACTAATGCAGTGTCAACTGAGTGCACTGTACAGTGATCCCTCGCTTTATCGCAGTTCAcgtattgcggattcagtgcattcgCAGATTTGTTGCATATTCGTATTGTGCATAATTCGCCATATCATGGGATTGTGAGGTTATGCTGTAATTTTTTGGgctggtaaaataaacacttcctaccctaaaacattaaaattgtaaaaatacaaaaacaaaaggaaaaatcattaagagtttaaaaggtgtttaagagtacaGACACTTTTTATACGTGCATGGTAGAGGTTCATAGGAGTGTGGGCAAGTCTgcggaggttcatacagctttaaattatgtataaatattttttttaaatgcggtcgatactttgcagatttcacctattgcgggggtgggcgggaacctaacccccgcgataaacgggTATTCCATATAATTACTATATGCATATATAACATATTATTAACCATTGCATTTACTCAGCTAAATTATTGATTGCTGCTTTAGGAAATTTACAGTCACAACATGTCCAGCACAGTTGACATCTGAGGATCCAAAAACTGACAGTTAACAGGATAAAACTTTGGATTTGGTCTTTTAagtcaacatactgtacaccaGTACAAGAACCACTGAAATTTAAGTGTGAATACAAGTGAATAAATTAGGATCATGGCTCAGTCTGTTATTCGTATTCCAAGCTGTATGATAAACTCAACTGGGGCAAACAAGTAGGACACAATAAGTAAGTTTCTGtttcatttacatttgaatatattgtataataaaaatctaaatccTTAGTTACACAAAAACATTAACTGAATGAGTGGGCGAGTCCCAAATTCTGACTGATACTGTACTGGATGAAGAGGTATTGCGATGGCACTCTGATTTTCactagtatatatatttttttatgtgatttCTTTGCATTACATGTCTTAAATCTACACTAGTTAACACCTTGCCATACGATAATAAACTATTGAGCAGTTAACAGTTGCTGTAAGTAGCTAATAGTGAGTGCACAGACAccggaaaaaatgttttggtttttttaaatctccatcTCAAGTGGACACTTTGACGACACCTGTTAGTTCGCTGAAAACACATGTGACTTACGGTTCGGTACGAGGTACAGTTCATACCTGAAATTAATAACATAAGTCATCCgtcagaagtaaaaaaaaaaaaaaaaatgcatttgacgCCATTACCTGTTATCAGTATTCCTTTTAACGTGATGCGTGTGAACACCGCACGTCTCCCATGTCCACTTCAAGTGTCCCCCGTTTACAAGACAAACGTGTCCATGACTTTCGCGACTTTCCTTCCTCCGCGAAAAGCTCAATTGAAGATATTTGATCCAAAGAGAACCCGCATCCTTGTGGACAAAGTGGTCCTCCaaaagctgctgtttttttgaAATGGTCCATAAACCCGCCAGAAGTGTAAAATAATCGAAGACGCCGTCGTGTGAGATTATCTCATCTCGGATCTCGTTCCAAATCTACAGTGGCGCAAACCCAGACTGCTTCCACCCTGTGAGGGCTGCTCAAACAAATTCTGTCCCATGAAGGGAGGCCTTTTGTTGATGTCTGACCGTGATCAAAAGGcaagattacttttttttttttttttttttttttttttttacttagtgTACAGTTTTGTCCCACCCCTCATTGTCCCGCTCAACTCAACTCTGCTCTGCCTGGAATGTTCTCATAGCGGTTTTCCTGTTGCTAAACCTCTCATTTTCCCTTTTCCCCTGTGGACTGAGCCCGCACTGCACACTGACAGGAATGTTCTTCAAAGACCCCTCCAACCCCCTTTTATTTGTTACTATTCGTTTTCATATTTCAAACATTTCTcctttagagagagagagagagaggagacagaggaaaaaaaaattgttctaaGCAATTAGGACATGTAATCTTTATCGCAATGGAAAATCTGACAGTTACATTTTGGCGCTTTCAAGATTAGTGGGCAGAGTTTCAAGATCAGTTTGAAAgtgcaaaaaaaggaaatccaGGTATCACTcgcacacgaacacacacagggACACAACATCGAGCTTTAgaacattttatatttgcttTGTTTAGTTTAGTAAAAGGCCAAAATAGCAATAACAATAAACCGGACTCAATGGAAACTATTTGGAAATCTAATAAAAGAGTTGTAGCAATTCTGCTTTTACACCGATAAGAATActgagttttgattgacagaatCAGaaatgtagtttgcagtggttgCAGTTTCAAAGATTTCAAAATATGATATCGCTCAGTTATTATGCTCACTCTGACGGTGTATAAATCCAAACTCGGCATTACCGGATCCCACCAGAGGATGATACTTTGGACATTTGCACTGTTGTCTCTCTTCTGAGTCCACCACACACATTTCTATTGAGATCCCATTAAGTTAAAATGTTGTGTGGTTGTATCAGAAGTTGAAATCTCAAAAAGGTCTCCCTTTCTTCAATTTGGATTTTCCACATCATTCGAATGAGGGACCTTATCCTATCGTTGCAGCCTGATAGTCTTATTGAACATCTCATACGGCAGTGATTTTcaacttgtttgttttcaaatatccgttgcttaaagggttataacagaGCGGCACCAGTGCTGCTTGTTAACACCTCTATGGCCcgtattgtttgttagcattaagcgaaGCAGACCTTCCTCAAAGTTGTTAGTCTAGTCACTCatttctcaaggcaccactatatttatattttcccGTACGGTTTAGAAGCATACCAAGAACAcagaacatattaggtaagggacACGAAGTGTAAAGTGTTTCCTCATATatttttgattcaaatcttgtggattcacctattcaaagttgttttttttaacctctgctccgttatttcagaatcagaatcagaatcatctttatttggcatgTATGtccataaaacacacaaggaatttgtctccggtaattggagccgctctagtacgacaacagacaattttgagacataaag is a window encoding:
- the acvrl1 gene encoding serine/threonine-protein kinase receptor R3 isoform X1 codes for the protein MEGSLGFTVVLVGLLLLMSACYTDSKDDGKLLCTCENDKGTCVNDTCRGDICFYTWVYGHEEKGCFFNHNYREQCFTSFELFHVYCCKENQCNAIATPPPNINGETTTKAPQQTKPELWITVALLLLFMAVSLCGLLIFLRFRRVHVRLKNADDQDVTMSKVPNGEDPTYGRIFDEFCTSGSGTGLPYLVQRTMARQISLVECVGKGRYGEVWRGTWMGESVAVKIFSSRDEQSWFRETEIYNTVQLRHDNILGTALHFIPADVEHQGKGQFYKQLSSIPTSGFIASDMTSKNSSTQLWLVTHFHELGSLYDFLQYSSLEPESCLKMCLSVACGLVHLHTEIVSSQGKPAIGHRDLKSRNILVKRNGQCCIADLGLAVIHSQSSDYLDMGHNPRVGTKRYMAPEVLDESIRMDVFESYKQTDIWALALVFWEISRRTIVNGIVEEYRPPFFDLVPSDPSFEEMKKVVCVDQQRPILHNRLHSHPIMSSIVKIMKECWYQNPPARLTALRVKKTLSKLDPDSDFTVKKLKQDIWTPVSQKQTEEA
- the acvrl1 gene encoding serine/threonine-protein kinase receptor R3 isoform X3 is translated as MEGSLGFTVVLVGLLLLMSACYTDSKDDGKLLCTCENDKGTCVNDTCRGDICFYTWVYGHEEKGCFFNHNYREQCFTSFELFHVYCCKENQCNAIATPPPNINGETTTKAPQQTKPELWITVALLLLFMAVSLCGLLIFLRFRRVHVRLKNADDQDVTMSKVPNGEDPTYGRIFDEFCTSGSGTGLPYLVQRTMARQISLVECVGFIASDMTSKNSSTQLWLVTHFHELGSLYDFLQYSSLEPESCLKMCLSVACGLVHLHTEIVSSQGKPAIGHRDLKSRNILVKRNGQCCIADLGLAVIHSQSSDYLDMGHNPRVGTKRYMAPEVLDESIRMDVFESYKQTDIWALALVFWEISRRTIVNGIVEEYRPPFFDLVPSDPSFEEMKKVVCVDQQRPILHNRLHSHPIMSSIVKIMKECWYQNPPARLTALRVKKTLSKLDPDSDFTVKKLKQDIWTPVSQKQTEEA
- the acvrl1 gene encoding serine/threonine-protein kinase receptor R3 isoform X2; the protein is MEGSLGFTVVLVGLLLLMSACYTDSKDDGKLLCTCENDKGTCVNDTCRGDICFYTWVYGHEEKGCFFNHNYREQCFTSFELFHVYCCKENQCNAIATPPPNINGETTTKAPQQTKPELWITVALLLLFMAVSLCGLLIFLRFRRVHVRLKNADDQDVTMSKVPNGEDPTYGRIFDEFCTSGSGTGLPYLVQRTMARQISLVECVGKGRYGEVWRGTWMGESVAVKIFSSRDEQSWFRETEIYNTVQLRHDNILGFIASDMTSKNSSTQLWLVTHFHELGSLYDFLQYSSLEPESCLKMCLSVACGLVHLHTEIVSSQGKPAIGHRDLKSRNILVKRNGQCCIADLGLAVIHSQSSDYLDMGHNPRVGTKRYMAPEVLDESIRMDVFESYKQTDIWALALVFWEISRRTIVNGIVEEYRPPFFDLVPSDPSFEEMKKVVCVDQQRPILHNRLHSHPIMSSIVKIMKECWYQNPPARLTALRVKKTLSKLDPDSDFTVKKLKQDIWTPVSQKQTEEA